From a single Bacteroidota bacterium genomic region:
- a CDS encoding T9SS type A sorting domain-containing protein has protein sequence MKKTQVLPRPLLIGVLLLISPLAFSQLMTNSNVGITINASTQLTVKGDVLNVGTSTITNSGTIDLSGNWINNSSNNCFGISQGTVIFNGVNQSIGGSTSTVFNHLTLAGTGIKTLLVNTTAGGGNVAPTGVLSLGALPLQLNSKRIIITNPSPLAITRTTGLIESETAPALGYGIVQWNIGTTAAGNNYVVPFGIISPAAYIPLDLNITTAGAGASGFISAATYPTNVTAVPNNRPLPTGVPSLNDISGTENASKVIDRYWIMDAQNFTTLPVSTLQFRYRESEWDATGGSTNLITETELRAQKYDGFIWSNPTLGTVSTALNTVTVTNVNAYNNLWTLVANSSPLPIELLSFTARLSESKQVLCQWVTASEQNNDFFTVERSVDGQNFEKVGIVDGAGNSNGYLNYTLPDQYPYKGVSYYRLMQTDFDGRFSYSEIVAVNFNAGNFSIFPNPSAEYAYLNFYSVSTEEININIFDLGGRSVLQLYKDVTEGDNLFQLPTHTFAKGIYHVVISRKDIRAVQKLIVR, from the coding sequence ATGAAAAAAACGCAAGTCCTTCCAAGACCTTTACTGATTGGTGTATTGCTGCTGATTTCTCCACTCGCCTTTAGTCAGCTGATGACAAATAGCAATGTTGGAATTACGATCAATGCCTCAACACAGCTCACCGTAAAAGGAGATGTGCTAAATGTGGGGACATCCACCATTACTAATTCGGGCACGATTGATCTGAGTGGAAACTGGATCAATAATTCATCGAATAACTGCTTCGGAATTTCACAGGGAACTGTTATTTTCAACGGAGTGAATCAATCCATTGGCGGGAGTACTTCAACCGTGTTTAATCATCTGACACTTGCAGGAACAGGCATTAAGACCTTGTTGGTGAACACCACGGCCGGCGGAGGGAATGTGGCACCGACAGGTGTTTTATCCTTGGGCGCATTGCCCTTGCAGTTGAATTCTAAAAGGATCATTATCACCAATCCTTCTCCGCTTGCAATAACCCGAACAACAGGTCTGATAGAATCGGAGACAGCTCCTGCGTTGGGCTATGGGATCGTGCAATGGAACATCGGCACAACTGCTGCCGGAAATAATTATGTTGTTCCTTTTGGAATAATTTCACCTGCAGCATATATTCCCCTGGATTTAAATATAACAACAGCGGGTGCAGGTGCTTCCGGATTTATTAGTGCAGCAACTTATCCTACTAACGTTACCGCGGTTCCGAATAATCGCCCTTTGCCAACAGGAGTACCCTCGCTCAATGATATTTCCGGAACGGAGAACGCAAGTAAAGTAATTGATCGCTATTGGATAATGGATGCTCAGAATTTCACGACTCTTCCTGTTTCCACCCTTCAGTTCAGGTATCGTGAGTCGGAATGGGACGCTACGGGGGGAAGTACCAATCTTATCACTGAAACCGAATTGCGTGCTCAAAAGTACGATGGGTTTATCTGGAGTAATCCTACTTTGGGAACTGTCAGTACAGCGCTAAATACAGTAACCGTTACCAATGTAAATGCCTATAATAATTTATGGACCTTGGTGGCCAACAGTTCACCACTGCCCATTGAGTTACTCTCTTTTACTGCCAGGCTCTCCGAATCAAAGCAAGTACTTTGTCAATGGGTAACTGCCAGTGAACAAAATAATGATTTCTTTACTGTCGAACGAAGTGTTGATGGTCAGAATTTCGAAAAAGTGGGGATCGTGGATGGAGCCGGCAATTCAAATGGGTATTTGAATTATACACTCCCGGATCAGTATCCCTATAAGGGCGTATCTTACTACAGATTGATGCAAACCGATTTTGATGGGCGTTTTTCCTATTCAGAAATTGTTGCTGTGAATTTCAATGCCGGTAATTTCAGTATTTTTCCCAATCCATCTGCCGAATATGCCTACCTCAATTTTTATTCTGTTTCAACCGAAGAAATTAATATAAATATTTTTGACCTTGGTGGTCGAAGCGTCTTACAGCTATATAAGGACGTAACAGAAGGTGACAACTTGTTTCAATTACCCACACACACTTTTGCGAAAGGAATTTACCATGTTGTCATTTCCCGGAAGGATATTCGGGCAGTTCAGAAGCTGATCGTTCGATAG
- a CDS encoding tail fiber domain-containing protein produces MKFQLLLFTAMIVINLPQVRAQNVGINNATPAASALLDLTSTNKGLLVPRMTSAQRIAIVTPAEGLMVYETSTDQFFFFDGVVWKTLLGTTNGWSVTGNTGNLATTNFIGNIDSVDFIVRTKNVERLRVKGKGNVSMGVVNPFAQFDIFVNTTGDTIIYRGRNNSSLGTITQIGSIERLKDFSNTIDLNNSVNSAGVSINLNNNSTHDFQLAFDDAAKPGTSTWTVVSDERLKKDISPFKEGLETIGKINPVYYSYNGKAATPTDAYYVGVLAQELQKAAPYMVGSFEYTPIAREVNKRETYLNVNNGALTYILVNAVKELDEKSNKLTRAMKNISDFGVTEIVSGTEVTVLFDEEFSNALQGNTLPVVSVTPLNNAIHLCVKNIHRKGFTISSATKVQNLSVNWMAIAKINQKELQVSKEYSEQEQKQLLEKVKMKKSVIRTAEEDLETIRRNNEVGN; encoded by the coding sequence ATGAAATTTCAGCTTCTGCTTTTTACAGCAATGATTGTAATAAATCTACCGCAAGTGCGCGCTCAAAATGTGGGTATCAATAACGCCACTCCTGCGGCATCGGCCTTGCTTGATCTAACTTCAACCAACAAAGGGTTGCTCGTTCCCAGAATGACTTCCGCACAACGGATTGCCATTGTCACTCCAGCAGAAGGATTGATGGTGTATGAAACATCGACTGATCAGTTTTTCTTCTTTGATGGTGTTGTTTGGAAGACGTTGTTGGGTACCACTAATGGTTGGTCGGTGACCGGTAATACCGGGAACTTAGCTACAACTAATTTTATTGGGAATATCGATTCCGTTGACTTCATAGTGAGAACAAAAAATGTGGAACGTCTGCGCGTGAAAGGAAAGGGCAATGTGAGCATGGGAGTTGTAAATCCATTCGCACAATTTGACATTTTCGTGAATACCACGGGAGATACTATTATTTACAGAGGAAGAAACAATTCCTCATTGGGTACAATTACCCAGATCGGGAGTATTGAAAGATTGAAAGACTTCTCCAATACCATTGATTTGAACAATAGTGTAAACTCGGCGGGTGTTTCCATCAATCTGAATAACAATTCAACCCATGACTTCCAGTTAGCTTTTGATGATGCAGCTAAACCGGGGACCAGTACATGGACGGTAGTTTCGGATGAACGTTTGAAAAAGGATATTAGTCCGTTTAAAGAAGGGCTTGAAACGATCGGGAAAATTAATCCGGTTTACTATAGCTATAACGGCAAAGCAGCTACGCCAACGGATGCGTATTATGTAGGTGTTCTGGCTCAGGAATTACAGAAGGCAGCCCCTTATATGGTGGGATCTTTTGAATATACTCCCATTGCCCGTGAGGTGAATAAACGGGAGACCTATCTGAATGTGAATAATGGAGCTTTGACCTATATTCTTGTCAATGCAGTGAAGGAGTTAGATGAAAAATCGAATAAATTGACTCGTGCGATGAAGAATATTTCAGATTTTGGTGTAACAGAGATTGTTTCCGGAACGGAAGTAACAGTGCTGTTTGATGAAGAATTTTCAAACGCATTGCAGGGCAACACTCTGCCGGTTGTTTCTGTTACCCCTCTGAACAATGCTATTCATTTATGTGTGAAGAATATTCATCGCAAGGGGTTTACTATTTCTTCCGCTACCAAGGTTCAAAATTTATCGGTGAACTGGATGGCTATTGCAAAAATAAATCAGAAAGAATTGCAAGTGAGCAAGGAGTATTCGGAACAAGAGCAAAAGCAACTGTTGGAGAAGGTGAAGATGAAGAAGTCGGTGATTCGTACTGCTGAAGAAGATCTGGAAACTATCCGACGAAATAATGAAGTAGGAAATTAA
- a CDS encoding dienelactone hydrolase family protein gives MRYPLFIILLSLISFQITNAQTTCCSNKETASLSFKAFAGDEKFIAGHMPPLPLDFQPKVGKMVSLKTEDGKEAAVFEVKSGKSEGKVILVFHEWWGLNDYIKREAEQLHFETGATVLALDLYDKQVTSDPDLAGKLMQSLKEDRARSIIKAALDYGGKFSKYQMIGWCMGGGWSLQAALMAGSRNYGAVVYYGMPEKDTAKLATLEAPVLGIYAKRDAWISPAVVSQFQADMKSAGKSLTVYNYDADHAFANPSNPKFDKVAAGDAHKKAVDFIKKNFEEKLRPAPAPEKGQEEMK, from the coding sequence ACTGTTGAGTTTGATTTCTTTCCAAATTACTAATGCCCAAACCACTTGCTGCTCTAATAAAGAAACTGCGAGTTTGTCATTTAAAGCTTTTGCCGGAGATGAAAAATTTATAGCAGGTCATATGCCTCCTTTACCTCTTGATTTTCAGCCTAAGGTCGGTAAAATGGTGAGTCTGAAGACGGAAGATGGTAAGGAAGCAGCGGTTTTTGAGGTGAAATCCGGTAAGTCGGAGGGAAAGGTGATCCTGGTTTTCCATGAATGGTGGGGCCTGAATGACTATATCAAGAGGGAAGCAGAGCAGTTGCATTTCGAGACCGGTGCTACTGTACTGGCATTGGATTTATACGATAAACAAGTAACCTCGGACCCCGATCTGGCGGGAAAACTAATGCAATCGCTGAAAGAAGATAGGGCAAGAAGCATCATCAAGGCTGCATTGGATTATGGCGGGAAATTTTCAAAATATCAAATGATCGGCTGGTGTATGGGAGGTGGATGGAGTCTGCAAGCCGCGTTGATGGCTGGTAGTAGAAATTATGGTGCTGTTGTGTATTACGGAATGCCTGAAAAGGATACCGCAAAACTGGCCACATTGGAAGCACCTGTGCTGGGAATTTATGCAAAAAGAGATGCCTGGATAAGTCCTGCTGTCGTTAGCCAATTTCAGGCGGATATGAAATCAGCCGGTAAATCATTGACCGTTTATAATTACGATGCGGACCATGCGTTTGCAAATCCAAGTAATCCTAAATTCGACAAAGTGGCTGCAGGAGATGCACATAAAAAAGCAGTGGATTTTATTAAAAAGAATTTTGAAGAGAAGTTAAGACCTGCTCCTGCTCCTGAAAAGGGACAAGAGGAAATGAAGTGA